A DNA window from Candidatus Sulfotelmatobacter sp. contains the following coding sequences:
- a CDS encoding methyl-accepting chemotaxis protein has translation MVEVYQSAEMPDARRALHELVASAERAAGDHDAAVDRTLEGTERQHAAIAALRRATASSAQAARAVAEHATQLAAVADRLPGDLSASRVSLEELGAAARGLGSATSTGRTAIERLDGGWSSVADAIEEIARAARRARVLAVNASIEAAYVEATGSGFGIVAERMRALSTSTLDAARDVRTIVTDTRNEAAKVIQSTRIAESSCNAVAAALDQVIASFDDGVARGTAFASGVAQLATIADEQGAAAAQIAGTVERLDALARDAGDDARAAARGVGASVVRARGALAAGNTADAVAALTDAAIAAARGESAWRGVDHALLSLATEFQQVSAALEQSGQAAVALGIAAGEIVVALDQLDASLRAAVAGFEHAIVDVRAAEQHGDQVRTGIISMHHATDQAGTIVETVSEISAESGLLAINAAIEAARAGERGLGFTVIADEIGRLARGTQEVTGNVGEAIAKLRDRGTRLERASAQSAGEMTGLVDRAQRGRGAVDVLRDSIAANLERGRALAQTARQLDAGARAVVEEIVHARSALGALGADERDRARLALSDVLGHAQDLGIALGVPLPLARFRTLLAGVATEIEAVYGAAVAQGRTTLDGLRAADYVELRGDEVAHLARFVDVRTAPRGGFSPAKFRTSSDAAVDREVMAIFDRAIAAEPAIKSMADMDLNGFLVALPSHVSTTVDWTRNRAKKLLEDAISIRVARLGLGAGAEHSGLRRPWSAFARDGYSLQRVEPRLFGAFAYLQDTGAVFVNVATPLHVGDVRVGTVSLIVDAESALG, from the coding sequence TTGGTCGAGGTATACCAGTCGGCGGAAATGCCCGACGCGCGGCGTGCCCTGCACGAGCTCGTCGCGTCGGCGGAACGCGCCGCAGGCGACCACGACGCGGCCGTCGATCGGACGCTCGAAGGCACCGAACGACAGCACGCGGCGATCGCCGCGTTGCGGCGCGCCACCGCGAGCTCCGCCCAAGCCGCGCGCGCGGTCGCCGAACACGCGACGCAGTTGGCCGCCGTCGCCGATCGCTTGCCGGGCGATCTGTCGGCCTCGCGCGTCAGCCTCGAAGAGCTCGGCGCCGCCGCGCGCGGGCTGGGGAGCGCGACGAGCACCGGCCGGACCGCGATCGAACGGCTCGACGGCGGTTGGTCGAGCGTCGCCGACGCGATCGAAGAGATCGCGCGCGCGGCGCGTCGCGCGCGCGTGCTGGCGGTCAACGCCTCGATCGAAGCGGCGTACGTCGAGGCGACCGGCTCCGGCTTCGGGATCGTCGCCGAACGGATGCGGGCGCTCTCGACCTCGACGCTCGACGCGGCGCGCGACGTGCGGACCATCGTCACCGACACGCGTAACGAAGCCGCCAAGGTCATCCAGTCCACGCGCATCGCCGAGAGCAGCTGCAACGCCGTCGCCGCGGCGCTCGACCAGGTCATCGCATCCTTCGACGACGGCGTCGCGCGCGGCACCGCCTTCGCCTCCGGCGTCGCGCAGCTCGCGACGATCGCCGACGAGCAGGGAGCCGCCGCTGCGCAGATCGCCGGAACGGTGGAACGTTTGGACGCCTTGGCGCGCGATGCCGGCGACGACGCGCGAGCCGCGGCGCGCGGCGTCGGCGCCAGCGTGGTGCGCGCGCGCGGGGCGTTGGCCGCCGGGAATACCGCCGACGCGGTCGCCGCGCTGACCGACGCCGCGATCGCCGCGGCGCGCGGCGAGAGCGCCTGGCGTGGCGTCGACCACGCGCTGCTCTCGCTGGCGACCGAGTTCCAGCAAGTCTCGGCGGCACTCGAGCAATCGGGCCAAGCGGCGGTCGCGCTCGGTATCGCGGCCGGCGAGATCGTCGTCGCGCTCGATCAGCTCGACGCGTCGCTGCGCGCGGCGGTCGCCGGCTTCGAGCACGCCATCGTCGACGTACGCGCCGCGGAGCAGCACGGCGATCAGGTGCGCACCGGCATCATCTCGATGCACCACGCGACCGATCAGGCCGGTACGATCGTCGAAACCGTCTCGGAGATCAGCGCCGAGTCGGGGTTGCTGGCGATCAACGCCGCGATCGAAGCGGCGCGCGCCGGCGAGCGCGGCCTCGGCTTCACCGTCATCGCCGACGAGATCGGCCGGCTCGCGCGCGGCACGCAAGAGGTGACCGGCAACGTCGGTGAGGCGATCGCCAAGCTGCGCGACCGCGGCACGCGGCTGGAGCGCGCCAGCGCGCAGAGCGCCGGCGAGATGACCGGCTTGGTCGACCGCGCGCAGCGCGGGCGCGGCGCGGTCGACGTGCTGCGCGACTCGATCGCCGCGAACCTCGAGCGCGGCCGTGCGTTGGCCCAGACCGCGCGCCAGCTCGACGCCGGCGCGCGCGCGGTCGTCGAGGAGATCGTTCACGCCCGTTCGGCACTCGGCGCGCTGGGCGCCGACGAACGCGACCGCGCGCGACTGGCGCTCAGCGACGTGCTCGGTCACGCCCAGGATTTGGGCATCGCGTTGGGGGTGCCGCTGCCGCTGGCCCGGTTCCGCACGCTGTTGGCCGGCGTCGCGACGGAGATCGAGGCCGTCTACGGTGCTGCCGTCGCGCAAGGCCGCACGACGCTCGACGGGCTGCGCGCCGCCGACTACGTCGAGCTGCGCGGCGACGAGGTCGCGCACTTGGCACGGTTCGTCGACGTGCGCACCGCGCCGCGCGGCGGCTTCAGTCCGGCGAAATTCCGGACCTCGTCCGACGCGGCGGTCGACCGCGAGGTGATGGCGATCTTCGACCGCGCCATCGCCGCCGAGCCGGCGATCAAGTCGATGGCGGACATGGACCTCAACGGGTTCCTGGTCGCGCTGCCTTCGCACGTCTCGACGACCGTCGACTGGACGCGCAACCGCGCCAAGAAGCTGCTCGAGGACGCCATCAGCATTCGGGTCGCGCGGCTGGGTCTGGGGGCCGGGGCCGAGCACAGCGGGCTGCGGCGTCCCTGGAGCGCGTTCGCGCGCGACGGGTACTCGCTGCAGCGCGTCGAACCGCGGCTCTTCGGTGCGTTCGCCTATCTTCAGGACACCGGGGCCGTCTTCGTCAACGTGGCGACGCCTCTCCACGTCGGGGACGTGCGCGTCGGAACCGTCTCGCTCATCGTGGACGCCGAGAGCGCCCTGGGCTGA
- a CDS encoding methyl-accepting chemotaxis protein: MIATSADTTSAMETIGAADELVRKVVEALRSGEVALGKFDKAWGTVAGAADGFARSARQARVLAINASIEAAAFDGGGGFRIVAERMRALSATTQETARDVEGIAQRSRTAVATTLASTSRTRAALEAIDVTLTRVGADRELHGAVVAEVLASIEQARGYGDEVDTGAQEMLAATDQIEALVNRVADVAADAQLLAINAAIEAARAGERGLGFTVIADGIAALAHETGASSEKLVQTVVALRDRTQRLRAGSAQQGATMGEIVTLLERLTT, from the coding sequence GTGATCGCCACGTCGGCGGACACGACGTCGGCGATGGAGACGATCGGCGCGGCGGACGAGCTGGTCCGCAAGGTCGTCGAAGCCCTGCGCAGCGGCGAGGTGGCGCTGGGCAAGTTCGACAAGGCCTGGGGGACCGTGGCCGGCGCGGCCGACGGGTTCGCGCGCTCGGCGCGCCAGGCGCGCGTCTTGGCGATCAACGCCTCGATCGAAGCGGCCGCGTTCGACGGCGGCGGCGGCTTCCGCATCGTCGCCGAACGGATGCGCGCGCTCTCGGCGACGACCCAGGAGACGGCGCGCGACGTCGAGGGGATCGCGCAGCGCTCGCGCACCGCGGTCGCGACGACGCTGGCCTCGACCTCGCGCACGCGCGCGGCGCTCGAAGCGATCGACGTCACGCTGACCCGCGTGGGCGCGGATCGTGAGCTTCACGGCGCGGTGGTGGCTGAGGTGTTGGCGTCGATCGAGCAGGCTCGCGGCTACGGCGATGAGGTCGACACCGGCGCGCAGGAGATGCTCGCGGCGACCGATCAGATCGAGGCGCTGGTGAACCGGGTGGCCGACGTCGCCGCCGACGCGCAGCTGCTGGCCATCAACGCCGCGATCGAAGCGGCGCGCGCCGGCGAGCGCGGCTTGGGCTTCACCGTCATCGCCGACGGGATCGCGGCGCTGGCGCACGAGACGGGCGCCAGCAGCGAGAAGCTGGTGCAGACCGTCGTCGCGCTGCGCGACCGCACGCAGCGGTTGCGAGCGGGCAGCGCGCAGCAAGGCGCGACGATGGGCGAGATCGTCACGCTGCTGGAGCGGCTGACGACCTAG
- the map gene encoding type I methionyl aminopeptidase yields the protein MITIKSPREIEIMRRSGKITAKTLTTLMAAAKPGVTTRELDRIADESIRSMGGVPTFIGYNGYPSAICASVNDEVVHGMPGDRVLCEGDLLSIDIGTTLEGYVSDSAVTVAIGTPSEAAARLMRVTQECLMLGIAQMQVGNHVGDIGHAVQQHAESNGYGVVRALVGHGVGRKMHEDPQVPNYGKPGAGAQLRAGLVLAVEPMITQGTWEVETLEDGWTVVTQDGKLAAHFEHTIAVTDDGPKILTLRETAEHPDVERYRPPQEVAA from the coding sequence ATGATCACCATCAAGTCGCCGCGCGAGATCGAGATCATGCGCCGCAGCGGCAAGATCACCGCCAAGACGCTGACGACGCTCATGGCCGCCGCCAAGCCCGGGGTCACGACCCGCGAGCTGGACCGCATCGCCGACGAGTCGATCCGCTCGATGGGCGGGGTGCCCACCTTCATCGGCTACAACGGCTATCCGTCGGCGATCTGCGCCTCCGTCAACGACGAGGTCGTCCACGGGATGCCGGGCGATCGCGTGCTGTGCGAGGGCGACCTGCTCTCGATCGACATCGGGACCACGCTCGAGGGCTACGTCTCCGACTCGGCGGTCACGGTGGCCATCGGGACCCCGAGCGAAGCCGCGGCGCGGTTGATGCGGGTGACCCAAGAGTGCCTGATGCTGGGGATCGCCCAGATGCAGGTCGGCAACCACGTCGGCGACATCGGCCACGCGGTCCAGCAGCACGCCGAGTCCAACGGCTACGGCGTCGTGCGGGCCCTGGTCGGCCACGGGGTCGGCCGGAAGATGCACGAGGACCCGCAGGTCCCCAACTACGGCAAGCCGGGGGCCGGCGCCCAACTGCGAGCGGGCCTGGTGCTGGCGGTCGAGCCGATGATCACCCAGGGGACCTGGGAGGTCGAAACCCTGGAGGATGGCTGGACGGTCGTAACCCAGGATGGTAAACTAGCGGCGCACTTCGAGCATACGATCGCGGTCACGGACGATGGTCCGAAGATCCTGACGTTGCGAGAAACCGCCGAGCATCCCGACGTGGAGCGTTATCGGCCACCCCAGGAAGTGGCAGCATGA
- a CDS encoding ornithine cyclodeaminase family protein: MQPIYLTEGDVVETFPMREALIRIEDAARALAEGRAQNRPRQRAQTDSAMIHVLVGAYGGRLGNKTYTVSKARGARFLVSLFGQAGELLALIEADALGQIRTGAASGVATRVLAREDAATLAIIGTGWQARSQVEACVRVRPIRRVLVYGRDPARRAAFCEQMSERIDVPLEAVESARDAIAQADVVCTMTSSTHPVLEGAWLRPGTHVNAAGSNRAHAQEVDVETVRRAGVIAVEDVAQAHVESGDLLAAEREGWSWDRATLLSDVVANLAPARTDERQITLFESLGIGLWDIAAAGYVYDVCVAEGRGTPLPIPA, encoded by the coding sequence ATGCAGCCGATCTACCTGACCGAAGGCGACGTCGTCGAGACGTTCCCGATGCGCGAGGCGCTGATCCGGATCGAGGACGCGGCGCGCGCGCTGGCCGAGGGCCGCGCGCAGAACCGTCCGCGCCAGCGCGCGCAGACCGACAGCGCGATGATCCACGTGCTGGTCGGCGCGTACGGCGGACGCCTGGGCAACAAGACGTACACGGTCTCGAAGGCGCGCGGCGCGCGCTTCCTGGTCTCGCTGTTCGGCCAGGCCGGCGAGCTGCTGGCGCTGATCGAGGCCGACGCGCTGGGACAGATTCGCACCGGCGCGGCCTCCGGCGTCGCGACGCGCGTGCTGGCCCGCGAGGACGCCGCGACGCTGGCGATCATCGGCACCGGCTGGCAGGCGCGCTCGCAAGTCGAGGCCTGCGTGCGCGTGCGGCCGATCCGCCGCGTGCTCGTCTACGGGCGCGACCCGGCGCGCCGGGCCGCGTTCTGCGAGCAGATGAGCGAGCGCATCGACGTCCCGCTCGAAGCGGTCGAGAGCGCGCGGGACGCGATCGCGCAAGCGGACGTGGTCTGCACGATGACCAGTTCCACCCACCCGGTCCTCGAAGGCGCGTGGTTGCGGCCCGGCACGCACGTCAACGCGGCCGGCTCCAATCGCGCGCACGCGCAAGAGGTCGACGTCGAGACCGTGCGCCGCGCCGGCGTGATCGCCGTCGAGGACGTCGCGCAGGCGCACGTCGAGTCCGGCGACCTGCTGGCCGCCGAACGCGAGGGCTGGTCGTGGGATCGCGCCACGCTGCTCAGCGACGTCGTCGCCAACCTCGCCCCGGCTCGCACGGACGAGCGGCAGATCACGCTCTTCGAGTCGCTCGGCATCGGGCTGTGGGACATCGCGGCGGCCGGCTACGTCTACGACGTCTGCGTCGCGGAAGGCCGCGGCACGCCGCTGCCGATCCCCGCCTAG
- the rpsM gene encoding 30S ribosomal protein S13 produces MARISGIDLPRDKRIEIGLTYIFGIGLPTAQKILAQTGVNPSVRVKDLSTEDEQKLREVIETLKVEGDLRREIASNIKRLTDIGCYRGLRHRRGLPVRGQRTKTNARTRKGPKRTVAGKKKATKK; encoded by the coding sequence ATGGCTCGTATCTCCGGCATCGATCTGCCGCGCGACAAGCGCATCGAGATCGGTCTCACGTACATCTTCGGCATCGGTCTGCCGACGGCGCAGAAGATCCTCGCGCAGACGGGGGTCAACCCCAGCGTGCGCGTCAAGGACCTCTCGACCGAGGACGAGCAGAAGCTGCGTGAGGTCATCGAGACGCTCAAGGTCGAAGGCGACTTGCGCCGTGAGATCGCCTCGAACATCAAGCGGTTGACCGACATCGGATGCTACCGCGGCTTGCGTCATCGTCGTGGGCTGCCCGTTCGCGGCCAGCGCACGAAGACGAACGCGCGTACCCGCAAGGGTCCCAAGCGCACCGTGGCCGGCAAGAAGAAGGCCACCAAGAAGTAG